The Lolium rigidum isolate FL_2022 chromosome 1, APGP_CSIRO_Lrig_0.1, whole genome shotgun sequence region GGGCAGTGTCAAGATCAATGTCGACGCAGCGGTACGCAAGCACCAGAACTTTGGTGCGGTTGCGGCGGTGTGCGAGGCGAGAGGACGGGCATTACCTTGGAGCATCGGCCGTGGTGATCCAGGGTATCTCGGACCCAGCAACCCTAGAAGCGCTTGCATGTAGAGAGGCTCTAGCTTTGGGCCGGGATTTGCTTCAAGAGAGGGTGTTCGTGGCGACAGATTGTTTGGAGATTGTCGAGAGCATGAAGGAAAGCAACCTGGGCCGCTACAGCTCAGTGTTGAACGAAATccaagcaagatccgaagaaTTTTCTCTTGTGCGTTTTGGTCACGAGAAGAGGGCGTCAAATGTAGAAGCTCATAGTCTAGCAAAGAGCTCTGCATACTTATCACCAGGTCGTCATGTCTGGCTGATCAATTCACCAGACCATTTTTGTATTCCTATGAACATGTCTAATGAATAAAGGACGGCTGGTTAtgctcaaaaaaacaaaaaaaactagttGATTCTCCCCACGATGGGACTTCAAACCACTGGATTCACTATGAATATACGTTAGTACCACACTAAAACGAGCCCACGAACACACCACAGCCCATGAAAACCGAGTCATATCCTAAAAAAGAAGTCTCAGGAAAAAAAAACCCCATCCCAGCCCAAATGCCCAACGCGGTATTCCTCCATCGGCGGGCCCAGCCCGACGCCGTAGCGTCCTTCCCACGCCAACGCCCAACCCCACCCACCCACGCCCATCCCATCCAAATCAGCAGCAATTATTATTCCCCTTGGCGAACGAACCCCTCTCCCCATTTACTCCAAACGCCCCCGAGACCCAGCCGGCCGCATCCAGAGCTCCAAACCCTAGGCGAGGCGAGGCAAGGCGCGGCGAGGCCATGGATCCCGACGCGGTGGCCAAGGCCTTCGTGCAGCACTACTACCAGACCTTCGACTCCAACCGCGCCGCGCTGGCGGGGCTCTACCAGGACGGCTCCATGCTCACCTTCGAGGGCGAGAAgttcggcggcgccgccgccatcaccaaCAAGATCGGATCCCTCCCCTTCCAGCAGTGCCAGCACAAGATCGACACCGTCGACTGCCAGCCCTCGGGGCCCCAGGGCGGCGTCCTCGTCTTCGTCTCcggcaccatcaccaccggccccGGCGAGCACCCGCTCAAGTTCTCACAGGTCCGCGCCACCCCCCGCCAAATATTCCCCTTGTTTCTTCCTATTACGTGCCGATCTGTTCCTATTGGTTGCTGCGCTCCTTCGTTTGGCCCCAAATCATACACAATCGGACGGAGCGGTCTTCCCTGGAACTGGTCGACTCTCGATTTGTTGATAAAAAAATGTTTGTCTGATATGTCCATAACTCTTACTATCGTGATGGCTGGGTTTGGTCGATCTCCTAGCCTAGCCTTTTTTGTTATCAATAGATTATACTTGATTACTTACAGTAGTATATTTGGGTAGTAGTTGTATTTGTTTGAGCCGCAAGCCTTATGTTGGAGATGTGAAACCGTGAGTTGCGACGTTTAGATCTCTGCCTCATAGCTGCCAAGTTTTCTTGTTTGTATAATCACTGGGTTCTCCCTTTGGTACTTCTATTATTTCCTAGCAATGTTTTTTTAGATTTGTTTGAGGTAGTTGAAAGGTAATTTGTTCATACGATCTGTACCCTGTTGTTCCCTATGTTACTATTCTTAGAATTTTGAATCTGGTCAAGAGCTTTTATTGACTACTCCCTCGGTCCTAAAATAAGTGTCAAAGCTTTTTCTAGATAGACAAAAGTGAGACACTTATTTCAGGAAGGAGGTAATCTATTGTGTAGTACTAACCATGCTCATTGTTACGGCTTTAAGTTGTTTCTTCTCTAAGACCCCTGTGCAGTATGATTTGATTTTTCTGTTGTTTGTATCTAGTCTGTGGTGTATCTCCAAGCTTGATCTTTCATTGTTTCTTTGGCTCAGTCTATCTCAAGTCACTGACTTTGTTGATGTGTAGTGATTGACTTGTTACCAAATATTGATGTGCTGCTGTTTCATTCCGAGAACAGATACTACGGCTTTCTCTGTTCCATCtgcagtattttttttttgcatgacaTTTAGTCCACTGAATCACATTTTTGCGTAATTTCCCTACTAGTAGATATTAGATCAAATATTAATGTCGTGATATCTTTTTTTGCCTGACAAAGTAATATCATGTCCGTGTTAATTATTTTTCTTCTTGCTGGAGTGACTTGACACTTAAGATGCTTTACATTCTTGTTCACTTAATTTTATGCTTGTCCGCATGGAACATGTGGTAGCTTTAATTCTGTATTCATCTGAAATAATATGATTCATCTCCTTGTGGTGTCATGAACTTGGGTTATGTTTTTTTTCCATTTGTTAAAAAGGAGGACTACATCAAGAATTTTCAGTCCCATGTAACTTGGAACATAGTCTGTTTGAAAGTATTAGATTGGGGTGGTGTACCGATTGTGCCGTTTCTGTTGGAAGTTTCACTGCCTTCTGTTCTGGAATTCCTGTCACCATACAGTGATACAGTTATATTCAGGAGGTCGTTTAAAAAAAACAACGGGATTAATATTAAGTTGACCCAACTGTTTTTGAAATGTACACACTTCTATACAATACCTCAACTGTTATCTTCTAATGCTGTACATCTTATATTTTTTAGGCTACACAAAGCTTCCTCGTAATCAATACGGTGATATTTGTATTTGTATTTTGGAGTTTCTAGATAGAATTGAGCTCTGCTCATTGGATTAGATGGTCCTTACAAATAAAATAATTTGCAATTCAGATCTCACGTGCCTCCTTTCTTTAACCACTTAAtgttttataatacttatgttagcATCTTTAGAACACTGTAGCTCTTAGATGGTTCTTGATTGCCTTGTATGACTGATCCTTTGAATGGGGCAGCTAATTCGCATCCATGTCCATGTATTCACTGTTTGTTCGCATGAATACTATTAGGATGGTTTTCTTTTCTGACAGGAGATGTCCTTTGAATGAGGCAGCTAATTCACACCCATGTCCATGTGTTCCCTCTTTGTTTGCATGAATATTATTaggatgttttttttttctgacacGAGGTGTAGGTTACGAGAGTTTCATGGAAGTACATTGTGATGTTCATTGTAGTTGACGGCCATATAAGGATGTATAATGTTTCTAACCTTGTGACCCACTGTATTTGCAGATGTTCCATTTGCTGCCAGCTGGAGGGTCCTTCTATGTGCAGAACGACATGTTCCGCCTGAACTATGGTTAAGGAAGGTCGAACACTCTTGCAGCAAAGAACTGGTTCAGGGATTTATGTTGAATGATGAATACCGAATGATGCTGTAGACTCTTTGCTTGTTTGTCAATTTGTGGAAATCATCGCAAGAAATTGCCAGACTCGATAGGCATCAACCAGATATTTCTTTATTATGTGTGGGATGTAGTGTGGCCTTGCATTGTTGTCGCTCGGGTAACACTTCCTCTGGAATGCTGAAGGAAACCGTTGAAGTATTGTCAATGCATGTCATCTTTGGGTTTGTTTTGTGGTCATTTAAGCTTATTACTTTTCCATGTCCCAAGAATTTCTCCCCTGGCCTTGCTTGGGTAACTGTAAATTACACTTGCCGTCAACGCTGAAACAAATGCTGGGAATGGTACTCTCTATCTCATCTCAGTTTATTATGCCTTCAtgtagtttaattttttttaccatAAATTTGGCTGAATGAagtatgtcacaaaaattatatcagtgGAAACGTTTTTTTAAATATGAATCTGATAATATTTGTTTGTTCCATATAatctatattttattgaccaaatttatCGTTAATATTTTCTTAAAGAACGTGAAGCCTAATAAATCAACATGAAAATGCTGAAAAATAAAAATACTTCATGTACAATTTGCAAAGATTAGTCACAATGGAAAGTATTGTACATAGTAACTttcatcatatttaatattttatagaATGCAAATTTATAtgccattaatttttctagttatACATGTTATGATACAATGTCTtcctatgatactactctatcacTCTTATCTCTCTCTTTATTAATTGTTGTGTCATattagatttttgccaacatggtatATATGTTATACTACTTATAGTAGGAGTAAAATAGGTAGTAATATTACATATCTCAAAtttttttggtgacatgacaataaataaagaaagaaatTGATGTGCTAAATAactatgttatcataacatcacacgATGAGTCAACAATAAAATAAATGACATAATATATGAAAAATACCATACAAAAGTTACAACCCactatgaagcaatcttcaagaaaTCGTTAACCGTTAACTTATCAGTCAGTCttaaaatgaagattaatcgtTTATCGGCTGATTAATTGATCTTACCTGTCGGCCATTTATCTGCTTATTTTTTGGAAGTCCTAATTTTTAGCATTATTTTTTTACATCATGGtatgtaaaaataatattagacCATTGAATAGAAATATTACATTGATTCCTTGCATTGGAatcaataaaaatagaaaataataagaCTAAAATTTCACTAAAAATCATCAAAATTATCGGTCATCAAACTGAAAATTGGTCGAAATATCAGTGCCGGCGATAAATCAGCAGATATGcgaaaatcttatcggttaccacccgattcacgataaatcggtgTCTCGACCGATTTTTCAAACAATGCTATGAAGTTAGTAACATAAATTAATAACATTTGCATATTACTAGTCTaaattactctccactatgactaatcttagtactccctccgtccaggaTAACAAGACTTCTAAGGAAAAACAGCGCGACCAAGGCAGCAGATTAGTGGTTCGTTTCATGGAGCcaaaatcagcagtttcaaccAATCAGCGTCAGTTTCCATATTTTCTCCATAAAAGCCTAATAATTAGGCCCACTGATTTAGGAGCAAttaagggagagagagggaggaaggtGCGGTGGAGAAGAATTCACATGCATGCGGTGGAGAGAattaagggagagagagaggaaaccATGCGGTGGTGGAGGAGATTAGCCATAATTAGGCCCACTGATTTAGGAGCAATTAATTCTAACAAGCCTTGTGGAGGTGGAGTTTCTGGACAAATAGATTTTCACTAGAGGCCTAGTTAtcctggacggagggagtacttacgaTGCTTCATTATGGCTAGTCAATAAGAGCATCATAAGTACTCCCTCGAATTGGTACTAGATAaagtttgaccattaatttggtcaacaaaatatgaattatatgtctACAAAATTTATACCATTATATTTGTATTTAAAAAAGGttttcaatgatataatttttgtgacatatattttatattttattgacaaaAATAATGATCAAACCAATTTCTTCAAATACGTGCATGTTAAACCGTATGATGGTAAAAATCTGATTGGCACAACAATTAATACAAAGAGGGGTGAAATTGGTTCATAGATAAATATCATATCATAACATGTAAAACTAAAAATTTAAATGCAAATATATCGTGTATATAAATTTGCATTAAGATTGTACTAAATATTAAATATGATGGAACTACCCCTCTGTAGACCAACACATATTTCaagaaaaaaattaaactaattttcttaataaaaatgaattatatatcacaaaaattatatcataggAATGATATTTTaaatatgaatctaatggtaCAATTTTGTtccatataattcatattttgttgatcaaatttatGTCACACATTTTTCTTAAACTACATGTCAGCCTAATAAACCTTGCAGATAAAGTATGACACTACCCCATGATAATATGCAATATAGAAGTGGTATCATAAACTTGTATCATATAGTAGTGTATGATACTTTCAATTGTGATCAGTCTTAGCAAAGTGCAGTAGCATACGTGGATGTTAATTCTTTTGATAAGACTAGCTACAATGGGTGGTACGATATAGTTAAAGAGAAACAGAGATAGAAAGTGAAATGTGTGTTCTTTATTGATGTACTGTTCACCTATATATAGGCTGTGAACAGGCGCCTTTACAGTCGGTTACAACACTTGTGTCTTTTCGGAGAGACACAAGACGGTTCAATACATGCAGCGTTTGGACAACGCTATATTCTAACTGCTAGGTAGTTTCCCTAATGGATATGCTAACTGCCTAGTTAGCCTAGATTTAAAGCTAATATATTCTTAACACTCCCCCTTGGACAAACGATGTCTTTGAAATCTTCAATGTCCGAAATTCTCCATAATGTCTCTTGAAAACTTGATCTCGATGGACCTTGATCTTGAAACTTGATCTTGTAAAATATATGTCCTCCAAAATCCTGTGGAAAAAATATAAGGATAATATAGGAATCCGATATACCGTTGGTATAATAATTGTATCATTTAAACCTCTATGAGAAATCCGTTGGAGAACTCATAAGGAAATAGTATATTATATTATTATCGGATGATAAATACTAAGTTCAGTTTTGGGAAATTTCTCCCCCTGAACTTTGCAAATTTCTAAGTCGTCTCATACCAATGCCATGAATGCATTTTTGAAATGCAGTTGCTGGTAAAGACTTAGTGAATAAATCTGCAAGATTATCACAAgattttgtttgcaaaatattaATTTCTCCATTTTTCTGTAGTTCATGAGGAAAGAACAGTTTTGGAGCAATATGTTTTGTGATATTACTTTTAATATATCCCATATGCATTTGAGCAACACATGCGGCATTATCTTCATAGATAATAGTTGGTGATTCTAATGAACCTATGCCGCATGAGGTCTGGATATGGTTAATCACTCTGCGAAGCCATACACACTCACGTGAAGCTTCATATAATGCAATTATTTCAGAGTGGTTAGTGGAAGTTGCTACTAGAGTCTGTTTAGTTGACTTCCACGAGATAGCAGTTCCACCGTATAAAAATAAAAATCCAGTTTGTGATTTAGCATTATGGGGATCAGAAAGATAACCGGCATCAGTATAGCCAGTCAaagtcatatcttgattcttcttataGAATAAACCAAGATCTTTGGTACCTTGTAAATACCTGAAGATATTCTTCACTCCAGCCCAATGGCGTTTTGTTGGAGCTGCGCTGTGTCTAGCCAGTAAATTTACTGCGAAGGCAATATCCGGCCTAGTACAATTAGCAAGGTACATTAGTGCTCCTATCGCACTAAGGTATGGAAACTCAGGTCCCAATACATCTTCGTTATCATCCCTAGGTCTAAAAGGATCCTTTTCCATATCAAGGGATCTAACGACCATGGGTGTTTTGGATGGATATGATTTATCCATATtgaatttttccaaaactttctGGATATATGCGAGCTGATAAACGAGTATTcctgagggaagatgctcaagttgtaaACCTAAGAAGAATTTGGTTTTtcccaaatccttcatctcaaactccgtCATTAAATGATTGCGTGCTACAGATATATCTGCCGCGTTACCAATGATGTTGAGGTCATCAACATAAACTGAGatgatgcaaaatccttttgaagATTTCTTAATGAAAACGCATGGgcaatcatcattatttgagtaTCCTTTCTGAAGAAGGAACTCACTAAGCCGGTTATACCACATTTTACCCGACTACTTTAAGCCATAGAGTGACTTTTGTAattttacacaatacatgttgcgATTTATATTTGGATTAGGGATTTTAAGTCCATCAGGGACTTTCATATAAATATCCGCATCGAGTGACCCATATAGATATGCGGTCACTACATCCATTAACTGCATTGATAAATTCATTTGTACTGCCAATGATATTAAGTATCGAAACGTAATTCCACTCATTACAGGAGAATATGTATCGTCGTAGTCGATACCGGGTCTCTGCGTAAACCCTTGTGCTACTAGTCTCGCTTTATATCTCACCACCTCATTATTTTCGTTCCTTTTTCGAACGAAAACCCATTTAGCTCCCACAGGGAAGAATTTTTGAGGAGTAGGTATTACTTTAGAGAATACCTCTCTTTTATTAAGCGAGCGCAATTCTACCTCAATTGCCTCCTTCCATTTAGGCCAATCCGAGCGCTTCAGGCACTCTTTCATAGATTTTGGCTCTGGATCCAGTTgaagggttttagcaattttagaggAGAAATATGTGTCGACAATTGTAgtctttctattatatgattctcCCGAATCGATATAGTTTATGGAAATTTCATTAGTTTCTTCAGGCACCGTGTGATTTCCCATAACAACGGAGTCTGGTTGTTTCGATGTCCCAGCAATAGAATTTGTGTGCACATTTATGCTAGGTTCTTGATGTTGAACATCATCTTGGTGTCTATCAACTTCAGGTTGATTAGCATTTACCGTCATAGATTTTCTTTGTTTCCGCGGTGGCTTTGGAGAAGCCTTTTCCCTTGAGACCAGATTTCTCCCCTTTTATTTGCAATTGGGAGTTGAGTAGTTTTATTTGGTACCTCTACTCGTTCTGGTGCATTGACTGCAGGGATATATGATTTAGTGACACCTTTGTGATCAGTAAATGCGTCTGGCAAGTTATTTGCAAAGTGTTGCAAATCTATTATTCTCTGAACTTCAGATTCAGATTCTTTAGTACGTGGATCTAGGGATTGGATGCCTGTTACATTCCAATCTATTTCCTGGCATTCTTTGTGGTTTGTTTCTCCCCCTAATGCCGGGAAATGATCCTCATCAAAAATTGAATCAGCGTACCGGGCTGTAAATAGGTCCCTGTTAGGGGTTCTAAATATTTTATAATTGACGGAGATTTATATCCCACATAGATTCCAATTTTTCTATGGGGGCCCATGGAGGTACGCTGCGGTGGTGATATCGGTACGTATACAGCGCAACTGAATTTTCGCACGTGGG contains the following coding sequences:
- the LOC124705372 gene encoding nuclear transport factor 2-like; translation: MDPDAVAKAFVQHYYQTFDSNRAALAGLYQDGSMLTFEGEKFGGAAAITNKIGSLPFQQCQHKIDTVDCQPSGPQGGVLVFVSGTITTGPGEHPLKFSQMFHLLPAGGSFYVQNDMFRLNYG